Proteins from one Terriglobus tenax genomic window:
- a CDS encoding D-tagatose-bisphosphate aldolase, class II, non-catalytic subunit, with the protein MSRQLQELVASRKQAGAMRGIYSVCSAHPWVLRAAVRQAKQDAMPLLIEATSNQVNQQGGYTGMQPKDFRVLVEDIAAEEGFPSDQLILGGDHLGPNPWQSLPVAEAMPLALEMMRSYAAAGFTKLHLDASMTCADDTAPLSDETIAERAAQLCAAAEAAATGERPVYIIGTEVPVPGGATESLSHLEVTAKAAAEKTLHVHREIFYKHGLGGVWPRVLGMVVQPGVEFNHDSVVDYIPERARSLVSLLEQHPGLVFEAHSTDYQNPQGFEDLVRDGFAILKVGPALTFAMREALFSLETIERELVEEPKRSNLAGTLESVMVREPANWARHYHGDPAEQRRLRRYSYSDRMRYYWHFAEAQAAVTTLMGNLRQTAVPETLVSAWMPEEHHAVRAGAIAPDPLEMVLHRIRTALRPYAKACLPV; encoded by the coding sequence ATGTCTCGGCAGTTGCAGGAGTTGGTGGCATCGCGCAAACAGGCGGGTGCGATGCGTGGGATTTACTCTGTCTGCAGCGCGCACCCCTGGGTGCTTCGCGCTGCGGTGCGGCAGGCAAAGCAGGATGCGATGCCGCTGTTGATTGAAGCGACTTCAAATCAAGTGAACCAGCAGGGCGGCTATACGGGCATGCAGCCGAAAGACTTTCGCGTGCTGGTAGAAGACATTGCCGCGGAGGAAGGTTTCCCTTCCGACCAGTTGATCCTTGGTGGCGATCACCTTGGTCCGAATCCATGGCAGAGCCTTCCAGTCGCGGAGGCCATGCCGTTGGCCCTGGAAATGATGCGGAGCTACGCCGCCGCCGGCTTTACGAAGCTGCATCTGGATGCCAGCATGACGTGTGCGGACGATACGGCTCCGCTGAGCGACGAGACGATTGCCGAACGTGCCGCGCAGCTTTGCGCCGCTGCAGAGGCGGCAGCAACGGGCGAGCGGCCGGTATACATCATCGGTACCGAGGTTCCTGTTCCCGGTGGAGCGACTGAGAGTCTCTCCCATCTTGAAGTTACGGCAAAGGCCGCGGCAGAGAAGACACTGCATGTCCATCGCGAGATTTTTTATAAACACGGTCTGGGGGGAGTGTGGCCGCGTGTGCTGGGCATGGTGGTGCAGCCAGGTGTCGAGTTCAACCACGACAGCGTGGTGGATTACATCCCCGAGAGGGCTCGCAGCCTGGTGAGCCTGCTGGAACAGCATCCGGGGCTGGTCTTTGAAGCTCACTCGACGGATTACCAGAATCCCCAGGGCTTCGAAGATCTGGTTCGAGATGGCTTCGCCATTCTGAAGGTGGGCCCCGCCCTGACCTTCGCTATGCGAGAAGCACTGTTCAGTCTGGAGACCATTGAACGCGAGCTTGTGGAGGAGCCCAAACGCTCCAATCTGGCAGGAACCCTGGAATCCGTCATGGTGCGCGAACCGGCGAACTGGGCAAGGCACTATCACGGAGACCCCGCGGAACAGCGCCGTCTGCGCCGCTATAGCTACAGTGACCGCATGCGCTACTACTGGCACTTTGCGGAAGCGCAGGCAGCCGTTACGACCCTGATGGGTAACCTGCGCCAGACAGCTGTACCTGAAACCCTGGTCAGCGCCTGGATGCCGGAAGAACACCATGCCGTGCGTGCCGGCGCCATTGCCCCAGACCCCCTGGAGATGGTGTTGCACCGCATCCGCACGGCTCTGCGGCCCTATGCAAAGGCCTGTCTTCCGGTCTAG
- a CDS encoding TonB-dependent receptor, which translates to MGIVGLLLPTAVWGQADQGAITGVVQDTSGATIAKAQVILTNLDTGLTLTTATSDSGVYLFSPIKIGNYSVTVKSEGFATTTQPKAHVDVQQRLNVDMVLKAGSTESTVTVTTAPPLLQTEESSTGQVIGTREINATPLNGRNWVYIAQLSAGVTPSVGARGTGKGDFAANGMSAEQNNFLLDGVDNNTAVVDYLNGSSYVVRPPPDALAEFKIQTGNYSAEFGHSAGAVVNASLKSGSNAIHGSLWEYVRNDKFNARNYFDSAIPEYRENQFGATLGLPILKDKLFFFGDVEANRIVQASTSYYSVPTAKMRTGDFTELLNTSLTGQSTPIYLYQLSSAGGKTATGTTPINGPANPYIQSCGGTVNVLCASQINTVAQRILNLYPSPNYGVAGKTYTNYRAVPKTTDNTWQWDSRVDWNATAHDQAFVRFSYLNQASFQPPPLGTVIDGGGYTADGNGRNLGENFALSETHVFTDKLINEFRFGYNYGHFFYTGSSSFSDVSSQLGLGGIPYSGGFGGIPRITTTAFTTAGQPAYYPSQEYQNSYQILDNLTRQVGSHSLKVGYSFQRVRFDALQPPYARGAYTYSGQYTGIPGVNNTGYGPADFLQDAQYSSRISNILNTDDLRWSHSAYFQDDWKATPRLTLNLGFRYDYQSPVLERHDNQAYLIPSTYSAAGAGTGVFIMPASKQNTVIPPGFLTSLAASNLTLVYSNNRYLVPPRKANFAPRVGLAYKLDNRTVVRAGYGLFYGGFQAIGLGNNGSQNYPFNFTANYGSNSVCYYGNCATDGFTLANGFSSQIAAGLLNSAGTSLLTPVGSDANPKTPYSQEYNLTVERSFSSTMSAALSYVGTTGRHLPTAFNANSAAALVPSTATAQSQRPFSTFSGMNYVSNRAMSNYNSLQAKLDKRYANGLSFLASYTYAHTLDNQILVLQSNNASYYRNPLLIPISEEYANSPLDVRHRFTFNGNYELPFGAHRRFLNRQGVLNAVVGDWSSSLTFQAQTGNPISITPNISTAVGLNAAGAIRLSDPFAAGGSAPTSNATTCATQTRTVQHWFNPCAFGSPLPGSSLTAATSSHDTVLQYAGGRRSQTFGPGFERINASFFKSFNLWKENPLQFRADVFNLLNTPAYGTPSILTNGPAGGQITSTRSLQAYSPDARFFQFSAKYTF; encoded by the coding sequence ATGGGGATCGTGGGTCTGCTGTTGCCAACAGCGGTGTGGGGACAGGCCGACCAGGGCGCGATTACCGGTGTGGTGCAGGACACATCGGGAGCAACAATCGCAAAGGCACAGGTAATCCTGACCAACCTTGACACGGGGCTGACGCTCACCACTGCGACCAGCGACAGCGGTGTCTATCTGTTTTCGCCCATCAAGATTGGCAACTACTCCGTTACCGTAAAGTCGGAAGGTTTTGCGACCACCACCCAGCCGAAGGCGCATGTGGACGTGCAGCAGCGGCTGAATGTGGACATGGTGCTGAAGGCCGGCTCCACCGAGAGCACGGTGACCGTGACCACGGCTCCTCCTCTGTTGCAGACGGAAGAGAGCTCTACCGGTCAGGTTATCGGGACGCGTGAGATCAATGCGACTCCTCTGAACGGACGCAACTGGGTCTACATCGCGCAACTTAGCGCGGGTGTTACACCTTCGGTCGGAGCGCGCGGTACAGGCAAGGGCGACTTTGCCGCGAATGGTATGAGCGCCGAGCAGAATAACTTCCTGTTGGATGGTGTCGACAACAACACGGCCGTGGTGGACTATCTGAATGGTTCATCCTACGTGGTGCGTCCTCCACCGGATGCCTTGGCCGAGTTCAAGATTCAGACGGGCAACTATTCGGCGGAGTTCGGTCACTCCGCGGGTGCCGTCGTCAATGCCAGTCTGAAGTCAGGCTCCAACGCTATCCACGGATCGTTGTGGGAGTATGTGCGCAATGACAAGTTCAACGCGCGGAACTACTTTGACTCCGCTATTCCCGAATATCGCGAGAACCAGTTTGGCGCGACGCTGGGGCTTCCGATCCTGAAGGACAAGCTATTCTTCTTTGGAGACGTAGAAGCGAACCGCATTGTGCAGGCAAGTACCAGCTATTACAGCGTGCCAACCGCGAAGATGCGTACAGGCGATTTTACGGAGCTGTTGAACACTTCTTTGACCGGGCAGTCGACGCCGATCTATCTCTACCAGCTCTCAAGCGCCGGCGGAAAGACTGCGACCGGAACAACGCCGATCAACGGCCCAGCCAATCCTTATATCCAGAGCTGCGGCGGTACGGTAAACGTGCTGTGTGCTTCGCAGATCAATACAGTGGCACAGCGCATTCTCAACCTGTATCCTTCGCCGAACTATGGCGTGGCCGGGAAGACGTATACCAACTATCGTGCTGTTCCGAAGACGACGGACAACACCTGGCAGTGGGACAGCCGTGTGGACTGGAATGCAACGGCACATGACCAGGCCTTTGTTCGCTTCAGCTATCTGAACCAGGCCAGTTTCCAGCCTCCGCCGCTGGGCACCGTGATTGATGGCGGTGGCTATACGGCCGATGGCAATGGCCGCAACCTGGGCGAGAACTTTGCCCTGAGCGAGACACACGTCTTTACCGATAAGCTGATCAACGAGTTTCGTTTCGGCTACAACTATGGCCACTTCTTCTACACCGGCTCGTCGTCTTTCTCTGATGTATCGTCGCAGCTTGGTCTGGGCGGCATTCCGTACAGTGGCGGCTTCGGTGGTATTCCTCGCATCACAACAACGGCCTTCACAACGGCAGGCCAGCCTGCATACTACCCAAGTCAGGAATATCAGAACTCGTACCAGATTCTGGACAACCTGACGCGGCAGGTCGGCAGCCACTCGCTGAAGGTCGGCTATAGCTTCCAGCGTGTCCGCTTCGATGCACTGCAGCCGCCGTATGCGCGTGGTGCGTATACCTACAGCGGTCAGTACACCGGTATTCCGGGTGTGAATAACACGGGCTACGGACCTGCGGACTTTTTGCAGGATGCGCAGTACAGCTCGCGTATCTCGAACATCCTTAATACAGATGACCTTCGCTGGTCGCATTCGGCCTACTTTCAGGATGACTGGAAGGCGACTCCGCGGCTTACGCTCAACCTGGGTTTCCGCTACGACTATCAGTCGCCGGTATTAGAGCGGCATGACAACCAGGCATACCTGATTCCGTCGACCTACAGCGCGGCCGGTGCAGGCACTGGTGTCTTCATCATGCCGGCCAGCAAGCAGAACACTGTGATTCCCCCCGGTTTCCTTACCTCGCTGGCCGCCAGCAATCTTACGCTGGTGTACAGCAACAACCGTTACCTGGTGCCTCCGCGGAAAGCGAACTTTGCTCCGCGTGTAGGACTTGCGTACAAGCTGGACAACCGTACCGTCGTTCGCGCCGGCTATGGCTTGTTCTATGGCGGCTTTCAGGCAATTGGTCTGGGGAACAACGGATCACAAAACTATCCGTTCAACTTTACGGCCAACTATGGCAGCAACAGCGTGTGCTACTACGGCAACTGCGCGACGGATGGTTTCACACTGGCCAACGGTTTTAGCTCGCAGATCGCGGCGGGTCTGTTGAACTCTGCCGGTACATCGCTGCTGACGCCGGTCGGTTCCGATGCCAACCCGAAGACTCCGTACAGCCAGGAGTACAACCTGACCGTGGAGCGTTCGTTCAGCAGCACGATGAGCGCGGCGTTGTCCTATGTCGGCACGACCGGACGCCATCTCCCGACGGCATTCAATGCAAACTCCGCGGCGGCACTGGTGCCTTCCACCGCAACGGCACAGAGTCAGCGCCCGTTTTCAACCTTCTCCGGCATGAACTATGTTTCCAACCGGGCCATGTCAAACTACAACTCGCTGCAGGCAAAACTGGACAAGCGCTATGCCAATGGCCTGAGCTTCCTTGCCAGCTATACCTATGCGCACACTCTGGATAATCAGATCCTGGTTCTACAGAGCAATAACGCCAGCTACTACCGCAACCCGCTGCTGATTCCCATCAGCGAAGAGTATGCCAACTCTCCGCTGGATGTGCGGCATCGTTTCACCTTCAATGGCAACTATGAGCTGCCGTTCGGTGCGCATCGCCGCTTTCTCAACCGCCAGGGAGTGTTGAATGCCGTGGTGGGCGACTGGTCCAGCAGTCTTACCTTCCAGGCGCAGACGGGTAACCCCATCAGCATTACGCCGAACATCTCAACGGCCGTCGGCCTCAATGCCGCGGGCGCTATTCGTCTGAGCGATCCGTTTGCGGCGGGCGGAAGCGCTCCCACGTCAAACGCAACCACCTGTGCCACGCAGACCCGCACGGTGCAGCACTGGTTCAACCCTTGCGCCTTCGGAAGCCCGCTGCCTGGCAGCTCGCTGACGGCGGCAACCTCCAGCCACGACACCGTTCTGCAGTACGCAGGCGGACGCCGCAGCCAGACCTTTGGCCCAGGTTTCGAACGCATCAATGCTTCCTTCTTCAAGAGCTTCAATCTGTGGAAGGAGAACCCGCTGCAGTTCCGTGCCGATGTGTTCAACCTGTTGAACACACCGGCTTACGGCACTCCAAGCATCCTGACCAACGGGCCTGCCGGAGGTCAGATCACGAGCACTCGTTCCCTGCAGGCGTACTCGCCGGACGCAAGATTCTTTCAGTTCTCGGCGAAGTACACCTTCTAG
- a CDS encoding aldose epimerase family protein, translating to MNERCVLDNGLLQAVILPSEGGRVQSLRSPASGTEFLMQARQPRTQWTAAMNARFRDGSAAGIEECLPSVAPSSALTEGGEVPDHGDFWQMPWQLEEGATSHQAAIHAHGFSRPLWFRKKFTLHRHALSVRYTVLNTGKAPVSFLYACHPLLEVDAGDRIVLPSSTTSLHLYSSRNQRLGADHTMVTWPHHAGMDLSMVQPEHSGIAEMLYSGRMQEGWCGLYRAQSRCGIVLRFHPDELPYLGLWLCYGGWPDNQSGPLQYAVAPEPTFAPHGSLLEAQQHQVAPVLTPGATRGWTITFEATPGAMDFDAFVSHCQHPKETQNVETVPVPHARCGDRP from the coding sequence ATGAATGAGCGCTGCGTGCTGGACAATGGCCTTTTACAGGCAGTGATTCTGCCCAGCGAAGGTGGCCGCGTGCAGTCACTCCGCTCACCTGCATCGGGCACGGAGTTCCTGATGCAGGCCAGGCAGCCGCGCACGCAATGGACTGCCGCAATGAATGCCAGGTTCCGCGATGGGTCCGCCGCAGGCATTGAAGAATGTCTTCCTAGCGTAGCTCCGAGCAGCGCTTTGACCGAAGGCGGCGAGGTGCCGGACCATGGAGACTTCTGGCAGATGCCGTGGCAGCTCGAGGAAGGTGCCACCTCACATCAAGCAGCAATCCACGCGCATGGATTCAGCCGGCCGCTCTGGTTTCGCAAAAAGTTCACTCTGCACCGGCATGCTCTCTCCGTTCGTTACACCGTCCTCAACACGGGGAAAGCTCCTGTGTCCTTCCTGTATGCCTGCCATCCCTTACTCGAGGTCGACGCGGGAGACCGCATTGTGCTTCCCTCTTCGACGACATCGCTGCATCTGTACTCCTCTCGCAATCAACGCTTGGGTGCTGACCACACCATGGTGACGTGGCCGCACCATGCGGGCATGGATCTCAGCATGGTGCAACCGGAGCACAGCGGCATCGCGGAGATGCTGTACTCCGGCCGCATGCAGGAGGGCTGGTGCGGGTTGTATCGTGCTCAATCCCGGTGCGGCATTGTTCTACGCTTCCATCCGGATGAGCTCCCATACCTTGGGCTATGGCTTTGCTACGGAGGATGGCCCGATAATCAGAGTGGCCCATTGCAATATGCCGTTGCGCCGGAGCCGACCTTCGCCCCGCATGGCTCCCTGCTGGAGGCGCAGCAGCATCAGGTTGCCCCTGTGCTGACACCGGGAGCGACCCGCGGCTGGACAATCACTTTTGAAGCAACGCCAGGCGCCATGGACTTCGATGCGTTCGTGTCGCACTGCCAACATCCGAAGGAGACACAGAATGTTGAAACTGTCCCGGTCCCGCATGCTCGTTGCGGCGATCGCCCTTAG
- the agaR gene encoding transcriptional repressor AgaR encodes MKKKNTKHPKDANPMLIEERRQHVLARVQQEGRVVVSELSEALGISRITIRKDLDNLESRGLVQRTHGGALAPSSGSLVDLSLKEKEQHQSQEKQRIADAAVKLVHEGQCVLLDSGTTTTAIARALRSFRNLTVVTNAVNIAAELANTNFEVILTGGTLRKNSFSLVGPLAEEMLSEIHADILFLGVDGFDPAYGITTPNVLESRVNRSMVKAARRVVAVCDSTKFSRRSLALIVPPTAIHVVVTDNNLQPADAEVLQAAGIEILQA; translated from the coding sequence ATGAAAAAGAAGAATACGAAACACCCGAAAGATGCGAATCCGATGCTGATTGAGGAGCGCCGCCAGCACGTTCTGGCACGTGTCCAGCAGGAGGGACGCGTTGTTGTATCGGAGCTCTCTGAGGCGCTTGGCATCTCGCGCATCACCATCCGCAAAGACCTCGACAACCTTGAGTCGCGCGGCCTGGTGCAGCGTACCCATGGAGGAGCGCTGGCTCCCTCCAGCGGATCACTGGTCGATCTTTCGCTCAAGGAGAAGGAACAGCACCAGTCGCAGGAGAAGCAGCGAATCGCCGATGCGGCTGTAAAGCTGGTGCACGAGGGACAGTGCGTCCTGCTTGATTCCGGCACGACGACCACCGCCATCGCGCGTGCTCTGCGCAGCTTTCGTAACCTTACGGTGGTCACCAACGCCGTCAACATTGCTGCGGAGCTGGCCAACACCAACTTCGAGGTGATTCTGACCGGCGGCACATTGCGCAAGAACTCCTTCTCGCTCGTAGGTCCTTTGGCGGAGGAGATGCTCAGCGAAATCCACGCCGACATTCTTTTCCTGGGCGTGGACGGCTTCGATCCTGCTTACGGCATCACTACGCCAAATGTGCTGGAGTCCCGCGTCAATCGCTCCATGGTTAAAGCCGCGCGCCGCGTGGTTGCGGTATGCGACTCCACCAAGTTCAGCCGCCGCAGCCTTGCACTGATTGTTCCGCCCACGGCCATTCATGTTGTGGTGACAGACAACAACCTGCAGCCCGCGGACGCTGAAGTCCTGCAGGCGGCAGGCATTGAGATTCTTCAGGCCTAG
- a CDS encoding glycoside hydrolase family 35 protein, which translates to MLKLSRSRMLVAAIALSVVPPSWSTAWAAAPHSFTVQDGHFAKDGQPYRILSGEIHYARVPRAYWRQRLRMARAMGLNTITTYVFWNLHEPRPGVYDFSGQNDVAEFIREAQQEGLNVILRPGPYICAEWEFGGYPAWLLKQKDTVVRSSDPKFMEPVTRWMHRLGKELAPLQVGNGGPIIAVQVENEYGSFSDDHAYMEQIHHLVQESGFTKALLYTADGPEQVPNGSLPELPAVINFGLGGAQNGFDLLRKLRPNGPFMTGEYWAGWFDHWGDKHHTDNAGRQVADVQWILRQGYSISLYMFHGGTSFGWMNGANFTKGKYEPDVTSYDYDAPLDESGHPTQKFFQLRDVISKATGVTPPSVPDAPKTQALPAFTLSQSASLWQHLPAPVHSGTLLSMEDLDQAYGYILYRTTVPIDTTADLVLNGLHDYASIYADGKLLGTLDRRLNQDRLSATLKKGTQLDLLVENTGRVNFTTAMRGERKGILGSVQLGDTELHDWSIYSLPMQDNSTLFLKNSKSCDGPCFFRGNFRTTSSADTFLDVSNSHKGFVWVNGHPLGRIWSIGPQKALYLPGVWLRKGENEVVVFDLDPSGKPELRGSDVPTLGETADK; encoded by the coding sequence ATGTTGAAACTGTCCCGGTCCCGCATGCTCGTTGCGGCGATCGCCCTTAGCGTCGTTCCGCCTTCCTGGAGCACGGCATGGGCAGCTGCTCCCCATAGCTTTACCGTGCAGGATGGTCACTTCGCGAAAGATGGCCAGCCATACCGCATTCTTTCTGGCGAGATTCACTATGCGCGGGTTCCCCGTGCCTACTGGCGGCAGCGGTTACGCATGGCGCGCGCCATGGGACTGAATACGATCACGACCTATGTCTTCTGGAACCTGCATGAGCCAAGGCCCGGAGTGTATGACTTCAGCGGCCAGAACGATGTGGCTGAGTTTATCCGCGAGGCACAACAAGAGGGCTTGAATGTCATCCTTCGACCCGGCCCCTACATCTGCGCCGAGTGGGAGTTCGGCGGCTATCCTGCATGGCTGCTCAAGCAGAAGGACACGGTTGTACGCAGCAGTGATCCAAAGTTTATGGAACCGGTGACGCGCTGGATGCATCGCCTCGGCAAAGAACTCGCACCGCTGCAGGTTGGAAACGGCGGCCCCATCATTGCAGTGCAGGTTGAAAACGAATACGGATCGTTTAGTGACGACCATGCCTACATGGAACAGATCCACCACCTGGTGCAGGAGAGCGGCTTCACCAAGGCGCTGCTCTATACAGCCGATGGGCCGGAGCAGGTTCCTAATGGATCACTGCCCGAGCTTCCTGCTGTCATCAATTTTGGTCTTGGCGGAGCACAAAACGGTTTCGATCTGCTGCGTAAGTTACGTCCCAACGGCCCATTTATGACGGGAGAGTACTGGGCTGGATGGTTCGATCACTGGGGCGACAAACATCACACCGACAACGCAGGCAGGCAGGTTGCTGATGTTCAATGGATCCTGAGGCAGGGCTACTCCATCAGTCTGTACATGTTTCACGGAGGCACCAGCTTTGGCTGGATGAACGGCGCCAACTTCACCAAGGGGAAGTACGAACCGGACGTCACCAGCTATGACTACGACGCTCCGCTGGATGAGAGTGGACATCCAACTCAGAAATTCTTTCAGCTTCGCGATGTTATTTCCAAAGCAACGGGAGTGACACCACCCTCTGTTCCCGATGCGCCAAAGACGCAGGCGCTGCCTGCTTTCACGCTCTCGCAGAGTGCATCGTTATGGCAGCATCTGCCGGCGCCTGTGCACTCCGGCACACTGCTCAGCATGGAAGACCTGGACCAGGCCTATGGCTACATTCTTTACCGCACCACCGTTCCGATAGATACGACTGCCGACCTTGTACTGAACGGGCTGCACGATTATGCCAGCATCTACGCAGATGGCAAGCTGCTGGGCACACTCGACCGCCGGCTGAATCAGGACCGGCTCTCCGCTACGCTCAAGAAGGGCACGCAGCTTGATCTCCTGGTAGAGAACACAGGCCGCGTGAACTTCACCACAGCCATGCGTGGTGAGCGCAAGGGGATTCTTGGCAGCGTGCAACTCGGCGACACCGAACTGCACGACTGGTCAATCTATTCCCTGCCCATGCAGGACAACAGTACGCTCTTCTTGAAAAACTCAAAGAGCTGCGATGGACCTTGCTTCTTCCGCGGCAACTTCCGCACGACATCCTCCGCAGACACCTTCCTGGATGTCAGCAACTCCCACAAAGGCTTCGTCTGGGTCAATGGACATCCGCTGGGCCGCATCTGGTCTATCGGACCGCAGAAGGCTTTGTACCTGCCCGGGGTGTGGCTGCGTAAAGGAGAGAATGAAGTGGTTGTCTTTGATCTCGATCCTTCCGGCAAACCTGAACTGCGCGGCAGTGATGTTCCCACGCTGGGCGAGACGGCAGACAAATAG
- a CDS encoding alpha-galactosidase codes for MLRLRAAATSLVLASAVYSAAGAAQSFGNRALQADVRTGDGHLSISEVKDLRSGKMLKPGEVFVLVFTDGRQLVASSMHLEHAPVRSPLLAESGVSRAAAHVAGSQLCADLSDTASGASAHWCLVARGEGAYLRQEVTIAAGKQDLPLAEVQMFRFHDEGAKVSGTVAGSPIVHEPFYLGFEHPLSYSTADKGEVTAGLKRTLPLRAGQSITYSSVIGTARPGQLRRDFLAYVELERAHPYRTFLHYNTWYDLGFGERFGAEGVLNRMHSFGEELVRKRGVTMDSFLMDDGWDNTSSLWKFDSGFPDGFTPLRSTAASYGFGIGVWLSPWGGYSTEKKQRIAYGESQKYEIVNNGYALSGPKYYSEFESACLNFINRYGVNQFKFDGTGNAGQVFPGSIFDSDFSAAIHLIERLRQQENGLFVNLTTGTKPSPFWLRYADSIWRSGSDHNFDGEGSWRQKWITYRDEQTYRNIVQQGPLFPLNSLMLHGLIYAEKAKHLGDDPGNDFTDEVRSYFGSGTQLQEMYITPSLLNAGNWDVLAESARWSRANASILRDTHWVGGDPGKGEMYGWASWSNNRGILVLRNPSPKEQSLEIDVKAVFELPAGARQNYRMRSPWKSDAGKSEIALNAGQSHRFVLQPFQVMTLESR; via the coding sequence ATGCTACGACTTCGGGCGGCGGCCACCAGTCTTGTTCTGGCGAGTGCGGTGTATTCAGCGGCAGGTGCGGCACAGAGCTTCGGCAACCGGGCATTGCAGGCAGATGTTCGCACCGGCGACGGACATCTGTCGATTAGCGAAGTGAAGGATCTTCGCTCTGGCAAGATGCTGAAACCGGGGGAGGTCTTCGTTCTGGTGTTTACGGACGGCCGCCAGCTTGTAGCCTCTTCCATGCACCTGGAACACGCCCCGGTGCGTTCGCCATTGCTAGCTGAGTCGGGAGTATCGCGCGCGGCGGCCCACGTTGCCGGGAGCCAGCTTTGCGCTGATCTAAGCGATACGGCAAGTGGCGCGAGCGCGCACTGGTGCCTGGTCGCGCGCGGCGAAGGGGCGTATCTGCGGCAGGAAGTGACTATCGCTGCCGGCAAGCAGGACCTGCCGCTGGCTGAGGTGCAGATGTTCCGCTTCCATGACGAGGGCGCGAAAGTCTCCGGTACGGTTGCGGGATCGCCTATCGTGCATGAACCGTTCTACCTGGGCTTCGAGCATCCGTTGTCGTACAGCACTGCTGACAAGGGCGAGGTGACGGCCGGATTGAAGCGTACCCTTCCGCTCCGCGCCGGGCAGTCGATTACCTACTCATCCGTGATCGGCACGGCGCGGCCAGGGCAGTTGCGGCGCGATTTTCTTGCCTATGTTGAGCTGGAGCGTGCGCATCCGTACCGTACCTTCCTGCACTACAACACCTGGTACGATCTTGGCTTTGGCGAGCGCTTTGGTGCGGAAGGCGTGCTGAACCGCATGCACAGCTTCGGCGAAGAACTGGTGCGCAAGCGCGGCGTGACCATGGATTCCTTTCTGATGGACGATGGTTGGGACAACACCAGTTCGCTGTGGAAATTCGACAGCGGCTTCCCGGATGGCTTTACGCCGCTGCGTTCCACTGCTGCCAGCTACGGTTTCGGCATCGGCGTGTGGTTGTCGCCGTGGGGGGGCTACAGCACGGAGAAGAAGCAGCGTATTGCCTATGGAGAAAGCCAGAAGTACGAGATTGTGAACAACGGCTACGCGCTCTCCGGGCCGAAGTACTACAGCGAATTTGAGTCTGCCTGCCTGAACTTCATCAACCGCTATGGTGTGAATCAGTTCAAGTTCGACGGCACCGGCAACGCCGGGCAGGTTTTTCCAGGCAGCATCTTTGATAGTGATTTCTCCGCTGCGATCCACCTGATCGAGAGGCTTCGCCAGCAGGAGAATGGCCTGTTTGTGAACCTGACCACCGGCACCAAGCCGTCGCCGTTCTGGCTGCGCTATGCGGACTCCATCTGGCGTTCCGGCTCCGACCATAACTTCGATGGTGAGGGAAGCTGGCGGCAGAAGTGGATCACCTATCGCGATGAGCAGACCTATCGCAATATCGTGCAGCAGGGCCCGCTCTTCCCGTTGAACTCGCTGATGCTGCATGGGCTGATCTACGCGGAGAAGGCGAAGCATCTTGGCGATGACCCCGGCAATGACTTTACCGACGAGGTTCGTTCGTACTTCGGTAGCGGCACACAGTTGCAGGAGATGTACATCACGCCGTCGTTGCTCAACGCAGGTAATTGGGATGTGCTTGCCGAGAGTGCGCGCTGGAGCCGTGCGAACGCGTCGATCCTGCGCGATACGCACTGGGTGGGTGGCGACCCTGGCAAGGGTGAAATGTATGGCTGGGCTTCCTGGAGCAACAACCGAGGCATTCTTGTGCTGCGCAACCCGTCGCCCAAGGAACAAAGCCTTGAGATCGATGTGAAGGCGGTGTTCGAGCTGCCTGCAGGCGCGCGGCAGAACTACCGCATGCGCAGCCCGTGGAAGTCGGATGCCGGTAAGTCTGAGATTGCGTTGAACGCCGGTCAGTCGCATCGTTTCGTATTGCAACCCTTCCAGGTCATGACGCTGGAAAGCCGCTAA